The sequence tttaccacttcctggtccctctTTACACACATGaaatgactgctcagcccatgctcaGATTTACTGATATTTCTTTCATTTCTTGAAAAAACTGCTAATATGCTAATGTTTATGAGGTTCTCAAATTGGATGTCTCATCTTGAGATTTGTGGTATTTAATTTCTACTCCTGCACCAGAAGTACATGTCCAAAGATATACAATATGCAGTATATTCATACATTTTGTAGAGGAAGACCCTATAGCTGTTATGATCTTGGAGACAGGGCCTTAGCTCTGGTTGGTTCCATGTGTAGAAGACTGCCACTTCTGGAAGAATCAATCTGCCAATCTGTGTATATCTCCACACTATCAGACACTCTGTGCATCACGTCCTGCTTGATAAAGGGCCAATCTGCCTTAAGTCCCGAAACGTTGCTGTAATGATAAATAATGCACTTTTTTTTGGCTGGATCAATAAATCGACACATTGAATTGCATCTGTAGTGTGCTGTCCTAAATTAAACTGTATGTTTGTCAATCATGAGAGGGTGACATTACCAAATAAAGCAGTAGTTGGTAGTGATGACTGCAGCAGTGGCAACTTGGAATGAGATGATCCAACATTGTTTCAGAATGCCCCTCGCAGAACAAAATGAAGAATTGTTTTCATATTGCAGAAAGATACACGAGACCTAGCTATGCAGATATTTCTTATTGTATTACACAGCCACAAAAGAGAAATTTCTAAATCTTGTTATTTTATCtgtatttcagggaaaatcattCATCAAGGATGCCCTTAAATGCAAAGCTCATGGACTGAGACATAAATTTAGTTGTATTAGTCGTAAATGCCCTGCCATTAAAGAAATGGTGTACCAGCTCCAAAAGGAATGCTATGCCAAGCATGACCTCTGCTCTGCTGCCAAGGAAAATGTCCAAGTGATTGTGGAGATGATTCACTTCAAAGACCTCCTGTTACATGAGTAAGTGATGATGGTCAGAAAGCATTGCAGTTCTGCCAGGAGCATTTTGGGCCCATTTTTTCTGGATTTCCTTCTTTTAAGGATTGTAGCTAGTAGCATAAAACCGACATTTGAAGTACAAGTCATTTGCAGAACTGACACTTTTATTAATGAAAGTTGAACAGTCAtgaatttattttttgttgttttgaaATTAAAGAACCTTTAACCAGTCATACATCATTTGCTGACCATAATGTATTATTAGAATCGTTTCCACTATTATTACTCCCAACACATTTCTCAACACCATACAATTTATTAAATAGGTTCTCCATAAATCCTAACTTGGCACATTTCAGGTTATAATGGTTgtaattagtgttgggcgcgaatatttgaatagcaaatattaattgtgaatatcggcacttcaagaaatcgcgaatatataaaatatagtgatatgtattcgtaatttcgaatattctagattttttttcatcagtaacctcccttcttgcttgtgggccaatgagaaggctgcaatatctttgtctgagcttagcaacatccctagcaaccaataggaaagttgcctaccaattactatataagaacctccccagcagcccttgtatcagtggtgtatcttggttttgtgctgccctaggcaagACTAAACTCGGACACCCCCCTAAtttaaatttgacccaccccttcctgtcaaggccaaaccccttcctcTGTAAACCCCACCACTTCCTCTTTACAATTTGTGTTAGAAGTtgcgcttttttaatttttagaataatgatacaggcagccattttatttaatacatttgtgctaatatacagtacagaccaaaagtttggacacaccttctcattcaaagagttttctttattttcatgactatgaaaattgtagatttacactgaaggcatcaaaactatgaattaacacatgtggaattatatacataacaaacaagtgtgaaacaactgaaaatatgtcatattctaggttcttcaaagtagccacgttttgctttgattactgctttgcacactcttggcattctcttgatgagcttcaagaggtagtcccctgaaatggttttcacttcacaggtgtcccctgtcaggtttaataagtgtgatttcttgccttataaatgcggttgggaccatcagtggcgttgaggagaattcaggtggatacacagctgatagtcctactgaatagactgttagaatttgtattatggcaagaaaaaagcagctaagtaaagaaaaatgagtggccatcattactttaagaaatgaaggtcagtcagtcagccgaaaaattgggaaaactttgaaagtaagggctattttgaccataaaggagagtgatggggtgctgcgccagatgacctggcctccacagtcaccggacctgaacccaatcgagatggtttggggtgagctggaccgcagagtgaaggcaaaagggccaacaagggctaagcatctctgggaactccttcaagactgttggaagaccatttaaggggactacctcttgaagctcatcaagagaatgccaagagtgtgcaaagcagtaatcaaagcaaaaggtggctactttgaagaacctagaatatgacatattttcagttgtttcacacttgtttgttatgtatataattccacatgtgttaattcatagttttgatgccttcatagtcattaaaataaagaaaactctttgaatgagaaggtgtgtccaaacttttggtctgtactgtatgtataaaaaatatatataaatattgtgtaatactgcccctcaccccccccccccctcccccaacggcACAGAAAGTAGcacaaaacattaaataaaatggctgtatcattattctaaatattaaaaaagcacaacttctgcctTTGCCTTTGCTATGGAAAGACATACAGCCCTAACTGCCCTCTGTGATTACCCAGTCGCCATATTTATCGCCAATTTAGTATTTATGGGACTCCCATAAATACTAAATTGTCGATAAATATGGCGACTGGATGATCACAGGGGGCAGTTAGAGCTGTGTGTCTTTTCATAGCAAAGGCAGATTCACAGGCTACCACCCATAAAAGGCCGCCCATACACTGCAGGGGGCAGACAGAGCATGATCCACCGTAATGTAGGGGCACCCACCTATGTGGCCCATACACTGCAGGGGGCAGACAGGGCATGATCCACTGTAATGTAGGGGTTACCCACCTATGTGGCCCATACACTGCAGGGGGCAGACAGGGCATGATCCACTGTAATGTAGGGGCACCCACCTATGTGGTCCATACACTGCAGGGGGCAGACAGGGCATTACAGCCACCACTCACCGACTCAGGGCAGCAGGTAGATGAACACAAACAGGATCAGGTCAAACAGGAGGAAGACCCAGATGTCAAACCAGTAGGAGTGCTGAAACATCATCAGCAGGCAGCCCCGAGCCTCCCTCCTCACACCGTCTCCGGCCCGCCTTCATTTTGCTGCTGTGCCCGCGCCCGAGTGTCCATGCTGCGCTGTCTGAAGATCAGACGTCAATGTGAAAGGTTACCTTTAAAATACTTTGTCGTCCTGGGGAAGACATCCCAGTAGGCACTACAATATTACCACGCTCATGTTGTGGGCTTAAATAGTAATTAGAGATGCAGTCTTTAAGGGAAATGTGTCATTTTTTCCATAGCATTTTTTTTAGGCTTGTCCTTACTGGTTTAAACAGAGTTGTGCGTGCTAAATTTATCAAAACAGCGTGAATAATCAATTTGGCAAATCTTAAAACTGTCAGGAAATTCTACTCCACTTTTCCTATACCACTTCCCTACCTAATGaggatttgcaactttttttagaCTGTTTCACTCCACAAACCAGGTGTACTAACTTCATTATAAAATAGACCAGCATCTCAGAGTCCATAAATTGGGGCTTTATTCAAGAAAATCCATACAGTGGTTGAAAAAAGACCAAAATAACTCCTATTCGTTTTGGATTGCTTCTGTGCTCTTACTCGTGGCACACTGCTAAGTAAGGACACTGAAGCTGTCCCAAATACTGGACTATtttctgtttatttattttttccacataTTCCACAAcgtattgctgtccctagtggagcttacaatctaagggctctttcacacttgcgttgtcccgatccggcgtgtactccatttgccggaattacacgccggatccggaaaaacgcaagtgaactgaaagcatttgaagacggatccgtcttcaaaatgcgttcagtgttactatggcagccaggacgctattaaagtcctggctgccatagtagtagtggggagcgggggagcagtatatttacagtccgtgcggctcccggggcgctccagaatgacgtcagagcgccccatgcgcatggatgacgtgatccatgtgatcacgtcacccatgcacgcggggcgccctgacgtcactctgaagcgcccggggagccgcacggacggtaagtatactgctcccccactccccactacactttaccatggctgccaggactttagcgtcccggcagccatggtaaccactctgaaaaagctaaacgtcggatccgacaatgcgccgaaacgacgtttagcttaaggccggatccggatcaatgcctttcaatgggcattaattccggacccggccttgcggcaagtgttcaggatttttgaccggagcaaaaagcgcagcatgctgcggtattttctccggccaaaaaacgttccggtccggaactgaagacatcctgatgcatcctgaacggatttctctccattcagaatgcattaggataaaactgatcaggattcttccggcatagagccccaacgacggaactctatgccggaagaaaagaacgcaagtgtgaaagagccctaagttccctatcagtatgtgtaCTAGGAAACCCCCGCAAACATGGGGAGTATATAAAAGCTATAAGCAGATATTGTCCTTGgttagatttgaacctaggaccctatCACTACAAGGCACCAGTgcaaaccactgagccaccatgccacTGTGCCAACTTTAGAAAAGCTACTTTAGTTTTCTATGTTTACAAGCAGAGTCCATGCAGCACAGATCCTGGGAGCACAAGGAAGGTTGAGATGGCTACAAACTTTTTTATCATAGCTTTGTATTAACTTGATACATTCCCCCTTTTAGTGTGCCCCAACTCACATTTCTGTCCTACAAACAACTCAAAAGGAATGCTCTTAAGTAATGGTCTTCTTACACTTACTAAAGCTGTATCCTAATATTCCCCTTTCCTATTGGATGCTTTTGAATAGGAGGCCAAGAAGAAAGTAGCCATTCTTCAGGAAGATCTAAAGGCTGCGTCTTTAGAGTACTTTACAAAGTCAATGTACTGTCACATACGGTACAAATGCCCTTTTGGACATGCCCACAACCCCACCTAGGACACAAACCCTGCCCATTTTGGcccaggactgtctctgaaaattaaaGGGAGTCCTTGCAAGTTAtacaataaatagatagatagatagattacaaTGAATCCTAACCAATGAGCATTAAATATTAGAGCAAAATAGTAGTAATATATAGTAATAGTTGAGTAATATAtgatagtatttttttttcttatataaaTTATTCAACTGacataatttttttcttcttacaggCCTTATGTTGACTTGGTCAACATTTTGTTGACCTGTGGGGATGAGGTGAAAGATGCAATTACTCGTAGTGTTCAAGCCCAATGTGCGCAGAACTGGGGAAGCCTTTGTTATATACTTAGCTTTTGCACCAGTGCTATACAAGGAGATGCTTCAGTAGGGTCGAGTGCCAGCCCATCAAGAAAACAAGGAGATTTAGTGAAAGGAGACACAGGAAAGTCCACTCGCAGTGATTCTTCATCTCTGTCTGATCTGGAAAAAGATACCAAAGCCACCAAAAGTGAAAAAGTTAACAAGCTACAACCAAATAATCGTGGAAAGATAAGTTTCAATAAAATGATGTTCAGTGCCACAGAGAGCTCTGATAAACCGATCGGTTTAACAGATATTCGGAGGTGAAACTGTCTTATCCCCAGCCTTTTCCATTCTCCTTCATTGAAAAATTGATCATATCACCCAGTATGGACATTCCAAGGCATTTATTATATATGAGGGCAATGCTTTGCCTGCAGTTCATTCTCATTTCCTGAAGCATTACCCCAAGCTCCTATGGAGAAGATGGAGCAGACGTTCAGAATTTGATCCTTCTTCAGCTCATTTCACCTGTATGGATTTATGATGTTAAATAAGATTATATGAGATCAAACAACTTTTAGTTGTTTAGTTCCTTAATAAGCTATGGTGTCAATGGTAAACTTAGGCTCAGATTTTAAGCTATATATGTTTCAACTCTAAAACCCCTCTGATGTAAAGAACATTTATATTAGAGATATAACTCATAACTACCCTTGTCATAAGCTATAATGCTGGATTTGTTGACTTCACATTCACTCATAATATGAGAAGATCCAACCATTATACACTTTAGTCTATTACCTACTTTTACTATTCACAATAGCAGTATGTAAAGTTAAAACATTTTATGAAGatctaccctcacaaccatacccCAAATCTTTACTGTTTGCCCATACTAGTAAACACAGATTGGCCCCCAACTTCATGTGCCCTGCTCATCAACACTGGGAACATTGCTGCATCTGCAGAGACCAAGACCAACCTTTTCATCATCTGTCTACCACCAAACATGGTTGTTTGTTAAAAATGACTAACTCCAGAAAAGTAAGGTTTTGACCAGGTTTTTTTTGGGAGATATCTCTAAAACTTTAGAGTTTTCAGTTTTTTACTAGAACATAACCAAATGCCTTGATTACCTAGCCTAATAGCCAGTTGTTATTGTCAGTGGTAATAATCGGGTACAACACACAACCAACAGAGTCCATGCAAAGCATTGAATGTCTTGTTCAACAGATCACCTCAGCATGCATCATATAAAATAATTATTTCATATTATGAGGATATATTTCCTTATCTTTATATAATGAATATTGCTgccatggtgtgtgtgtgtgtgtgtgtgtgtgtatgtatacatgTCTATCTGTATGTGAGCTTATATATGTC is a genomic window of Bufo bufo chromosome 1, aBufBuf1.1, whole genome shotgun sequence containing:
- the STC2 gene encoding stanniocalcin-2, whose amino-acid sequence is MCRELLSRLLTLGLVFTSLDAAYGTDATDLPESNQDRDKLANQKGRLSLQNTAEIQHCLVNAGDVGCGVFECFENNSCEIRGLHEICMTFLHNAGRFDAQGKSFIKDALKCKAHGLRHKFSCISRKCPAIKEMVYQLQKECYAKHDLCSAAKENVQVIVEMIHFKDLLLHEPYVDLVNILLTCGDEVKDAITRSVQAQCAQNWGSLCYILSFCTSAIQGDASVGSSASPSRKQGDLVKGDTGKSTRSDSSSLSDLEKDTKATKSEKVNKLQPNNRGKISFNKMMFSATESSDKPIGLTDIRR